In the Topomyia yanbarensis strain Yona2022 chromosome 3, ASM3024719v1, whole genome shotgun sequence genome, one interval contains:
- the LOC131688472 gene encoding basement membrane proteoglycan-like, with translation MSSVYYITLLLPTLIWNLHLCTAVDKTPLRYRPFRCRNGWSVSQTVRCDGFRNCVDGSDEENCTLPMWLEQPSPNVTVAVGALMNLTCIAGGSPPPIIEWKMNDKQPEANCDWTTEEGVGLLSCRIRLIDSGNYSCVARQPKASLESTVVTHVTVTGNVCKDGFFNEADKRKACIKCFCSGVSSLCHASELYRWNYTMAMNDWRMKYATLQNSGQFNQELGMKVYDKFTDVPRNTTPYYRLPFKFIEYQVDSYGGLLRYEVQIDSTSYQREDPDVILKGYNTTLLFKYKPQLLTGQLNKIAVLLHEANFRRLDGKKTSRDDLMTVLSYIDTFLIRMYPLGGVYSPASTPLVMDASTKLAYHGLGKMSRVEECRCPHGYRGTSCERCDFGYNRASRYLRSGICMPWEWHRAEYLKVSSSTTMRNYHYV, from the exons ATGTCAAGCGTCTACTATATAACTCTACTTTTACCAACACTTATATGGAATCTACATCTCTGTACGGCAG TGGACAAAACACCCCTCCGGTATCGACCGTTCCGTTGCCGAAATGGGTGGTCTGTATCGCAAACCGTTCGCTGTGATGGCTTCCGCAACTGTGTTGATGGGTCTGATGAAGAGAACTGCACACTTCCGATGTGGCTTGAGCAACCTTCGCCAAATGTTACGGTTGCTGTTGGTGCTTTGATGAACCTAACATGCATTGCCGGGGGTAGCCCACCACCGATTATCGAATGGAAAATGAATGATAAGCAGCCAGAAGCGAACTGTGACTGGACAACCGAAGAGGGTGTCGGGCTGCTCAGTTGTCGAATTCGGTTGATCGACAGTGGAAACTACAGTTGTGTTGCTAGACAACCGAAGGCATCGTTGGAGTCTACGGTAGTAACGCATGTGACCGTGACTGGAAACGTTTGCAAGGATGGCTTTTTCAATGAGGCTGATAAAAGAAAGGCTTGCATAAAGTGTTTCTGTTCTGGAGTTTCCAGTTTATGTCATGCCTCTGAGCTGTACCGTTGGAAC TACACAATGGCGATGAACGATTGGCGAATGAAATATGCTACATTACAAAACTCAGGACAATTTAATCAAGAACTAGGAATGAAAGTCTATGATAAGTTCACGGATGTTCCAAGAAATACAACTCCATACTATCGACTTcctttcaaattcattgaatatcAAGTTGATTCGTACGGTGGATTGCTTCGGTATGAAGTTCAGATTGACAGTACTTCCTACCAACGAGAAGACCCAGATGTCATCCTAAAA GGTTACAACACTACCCTGTTGTTTAAGTACAAACCACAACTGCTAACTGGACAACTGAACAAAATAGCTGTTCTGCTGCACGAAGCCAACTTCCGCCGACTCGATGGAAAAAAGACCAGCCGTGACGATCTGATGACCGTGTTGTCCTACATAGACACATTCCTAATCAGAATGTACCCGTTGGGTGGTGTATATAGTCCCGCTAGTACGCCGCTGGTCATGGATGCATCTACCAAGCTTGCTTACCATGGATTGGGTAAGATGAGCCGCGTGGAGGAATGCCGCTGTCCCCACGGGTACCGAGGAACGTCCTGTGAACGGTGTGATTTTGGATACAATCGTGCCTCCCGGTATCTGAGATCTGGAATATGTATGCCGTGGGAATGGCATCGGGCAGAGTACTTGAAAGTTTCATCGTCGACAACGATGAGAAACTATCACTACGTTTAG
- the LOC131688473 gene encoding basement membrane proteoglycan-like — MHSSLTVVCTILAICFGFSLQSEESAFPTQLNAVVSEGKRLKLNVENVFYPGMRWRLNGEPVSEKCEITVTANSSILICPAMDRVDEGRYEYQGIREDGQSETLLVVDVKVVECTEELTAKPLADDLREAPSDECFCSGITDQCWKARNLFRSQIAVNVTEADMIDLKIRQDVVEEEENEDSLHETFTYYALPRNLTGNLLKSYGGYLEFPTNDDGVDEDGPDVVLKGRRHDLVYHNPRLLVSEEHSTTRIHMTENSWYQLDGSSVSKQTFMAVLSKVKSFYIKCNQFRRTDPLTIVLDSAVEEDLGMGPVATVEECNCRTGYAGLSCEGCTRGYYRRQAVGIQGICVSIKEKWESMKATLGWRHRMEQLRNVV; from the exons ATGCATTCTTCACTAACGGTGGTTTGTACTATCCTGGCAATTTGCTTTGGATTTA GTCTGCAATCGGAGGAGTCTGCATTTCCGACACAGCTGAATGCCGTTGTTTCGGAgggtaaacgattaaagttaaATGTCGAAAATGTATTCTATCCGGGTATGCGATGGCGCCTGAACGGTGAACCCGTGTCGGAAAAATGTGAAATAACGGTAACGGCAAACTCCAGCATTCTCATTTGTCCCGCTATGGATAGGGTTGACGAAGGGCGGTACGAGTACCAGGGGATTCGTGAGGATGGTCAAAGTGAAACGCTTCTAGTGGTGGATGTAAAAGTTGTTGAATGTACGGAGGAATTGACTGCGAAGCCATTGGCGGATGACTTACGAGAGGCTCCATCAGATGAATGCTTCTGTTCAGGGATCACCGACCAATGTTGGAAGGCTCGGAACCTTTTCAGGAGTCAG ATAGCAGTCAATGTAACTGAAGCTGACATGATTGATTTAAAAATACGCCAAGATGTAGTTGAGGAAGAAGAGAACGAAGACTCCCTTCATGAGACATTTACTTATTACGCATTACCAAGAAATCTTACaggaaatttattaaaatcctACGGAGGTTATCTTGAATTTCCTACCAATGATGACGGTGTGGACGAAGATGGTCCGGATGTGGTGCTGAAAGGACGAAGGCACGATTTAGTTTACCATAACCCCCGCCTGTTGGTGAGTGAAGAGCACAGCACTACCAGGATCCACATGACCGAGAATAGCTGGTACCAGTTGGATGGAAGCTCGGTTTCTAAGCAGACGTTTATGGCTGTATTGTCGAAAGTGAAATCGTTCTATATCAAATGCAATCAGTTTCGACGGACGGATCCTTTGACAATCGTTCTTGATAGTGCCGTCGAGGAAGATCTAGGTATGGGACCGGTAGCGACAGTGGAAGAGTGCAATTGTCGTACTGGTTATGCAGGGTTGTCTTGTGAAGGTTGCACCCGAGGTTACTATAGACGGCAAGCCGTTGGCATACAaggaatttgtgtttcgatcAAGGAAAAATGGGAGTCGATGAAAGCAACGCTCGGGTGGAGGCATAGGATGGAGCAATTACGCAACGTAGTCTGA